The Ranitomeya variabilis isolate aRanVar5 chromosome 7, aRanVar5.hap1, whole genome shotgun sequence genome includes a window with the following:
- the LOC143785130 gene encoding uncharacterized protein LOC143785130 produces MQAPSGSAGRKRRKYKYGQALSFLRRTMLSRVTFSSHRAPASSSAPSGAIPPESATEGHVGRPHTTVPSSEPSVPSSDPSVPSTSSAPSSGALLQASLLASDAEQLAFPLPHPSDPATSRPPLGSWRQRQRGQERSYAPEFLHLNASFQGSFKILGEQVTAGFNMVQSRISETSQETSSRLDRLHSAVSPDPANIFFQSIFRSMEKLSFEQQMRVMNTCHNALLQAVNDPQSTHTPPHTSTTIPPQAPFPPQAPPRAPFPPQAPFPHHTHHYQTQPQYPHQHHYQTQPQSPHQPQSPHQPHYPTQSHYPTQSHYPTQSPSRPPNQIHSPLFSSLPSLPSPVSIPPTPTPPPSAQPPGFTPPSTALQTSRVSPSIDVVQPSCPSSPSISTPHFENL; encoded by the exons atgcaggccccgagtggctctgcaggaaggaagaggaggaaatacaaatatggccaggccctctccttcctgaggcgaaccatgctgagcagagt caccttctccagccaccgtgcgcctgcatcttcctctgcgccctctggagcgatccctcctgagtccgccactgagggccacgtcggtaggccccacaccactgtcccctcctctgaaccctctgtcccctcctctgacccctctgtcccctccacttcatccgccccaagcagtggagcattattgcaggcttcattgctcgcatctgatgctgaacagttagcgttccctttaccccacccctctgatcctgccacctcgagaccaccattaggttcgtggcgtcagcgacagaggggtcaggaaaggagctatgctcctgaattcttacacctgaatgcatccttccaaggctctttcaaaattttgggagagcaagtgactgctggtttcaacatggtgcaatcccgcatcagtgaaacaagccaggaaaccagcagtcgcttggataggctgcattcagctgtaagtcccgatccggccaatattttttttcaatccatattcaggagcatggagaagctttcttttgagcaacagatgcgggtaatgaatacctgccataatgctctactgcaggccgttaatgacccccaatctacccacacacctccccacacctccactacaattccaccccaggccccatttccaccccaggccccaccaagggccccattcccaccccaggccccatttccacaccatacccaccattaccaaacccagccccaatacccacaccagcaccattaccaaacccagccccaatccccacaccagccccaatccccacaccagccccattacccaacccagtcccactacccaacccagtcccactacccaacccagtccccatcccggcccccaaaccaaattcattccccactgttttcttccttgcccagcttaccttccccagttagtattccccctaccccaacaccacccccctctgctcagcctcctggttttacccccccttccactgcactccaaacaagtagggtttccccatctatcgacgtggtccaaccttcctgcccctcctcccctagtatctccaccccacactttgaaaacCTTTAG